A stretch of the Rhodospirillales bacterium genome encodes the following:
- a CDS encoding TIGR02186 family protein, translating to MKARLFIIGVLFLGALFATVPRAVLAQGLVADLSRHEVNITTGFVGTDVLLFGAVETEGDVIVVVRGPNKRTVVRHKSRVGGIWINDSEVSFANAPTFYRVASSRPVADLLKRADRTRHRIGLNNLRLRPERASDPKRLASFRAGLIRNKVRSGVYGEKPGRVALLGPHLFRSTLHFPANVPTGTYLVEVYLVRNGSVISAQTTPLRVAKAGLGAEIYQFAHRNSALYGIIAILIALLAGWLAGVVFRKV from the coding sequence ATGAAGGCTCGCTTGTTTATCATTGGCGTATTATTTCTGGGTGCATTGTTTGCGACGGTTCCAAGAGCCGTACTTGCCCAAGGTCTGGTCGCCGATCTTTCCCGCCATGAGGTCAATATTACCACCGGGTTTGTTGGCACAGATGTGCTTCTGTTTGGCGCGGTTGAAACCGAAGGGGACGTTATTGTCGTTGTTCGGGGCCCGAACAAGCGAACGGTGGTACGGCATAAATCCCGCGTCGGCGGAATCTGGATCAATGATTCCGAAGTAAGCTTTGCCAATGCCCCAACGTTTTATAGGGTGGCCAGCAGCCGGCCCGTTGCAGACCTGCTCAAACGGGCGGATCGGACGCGCCACCGCATTGGTCTGAATAATCTGCGCTTAAGGCCGGAACGTGCAAGCGACCCCAAACGGCTGGCATCCTTTCGCGCTGGCCTTATTCGTAACAAGGTCCGTTCAGGGGTTTATGGCGAAAAACCGGGCCGTGTGGCACTTTTGGGGCCGCATCTTTTCCGTTCAACGCTCCATTTTCCTGCAAATGTCCCCACAGGAACCTATTTGGTTGAAGTCTATTTGGTACGCAACGGTAGCGTGATTAGCGCCCAGACGACGCCATTGCGCGTGGCGAAGGCCGGACTGGGTGCTGAGATATATCAATTTGCCCACCGCAATTCAGCGCTTTACGGCATAATAGCAATTCTTATCGCACTCCTTGCCGGCTGGTTGGCGGGCGTGGTCTTCAGAAAGGTCTAG
- the trpS gene encoding tryptophan--tRNA ligase, producing MNRIFSGVQPTGNLHLGNYLGAIRNWVDLQHDYDCIFCIVDLHALTLPQDPGSLRTNTREVTAAYLAAGIDPEKCTIFNQSAVPGHSELAWLLGCVTPLGWLNRMTQFKEKAGKHRENAGLGLYSYPVLMAADILLYKATHVPVGEDQKQHLELCRDIAGAFNRQFGSDYFPLPEPQILGEATRVMSLRDGTAKMSKSDPSDNSRINMTDDADLIVQKIRKARTDPEPLPDSVEGLEGRAEAANLIGIYAALSGDARSDILNTFGGKLFSEFKGALSDLALDKLGPIGAEMQRLMKDPAYVDGVLRTGAERAKEISEKHMSEIHELIGVLRV from the coding sequence ATGAACCGGATTTTCTCAGGGGTACAGCCAACCGGGAACTTGCACCTTGGCAACTATCTCGGCGCGATCAGAAACTGGGTCGACCTGCAACATGATTACGACTGCATTTTTTGCATCGTCGATCTTCATGCCCTGACGCTTCCCCAAGACCCCGGCAGTTTGCGGACCAATACCCGCGAAGTAACCGCGGCCTATCTTGCCGCAGGGATTGATCCTGAAAAATGCACTATTTTCAATCAGTCTGCGGTGCCGGGGCATTCAGAACTGGCGTGGCTTTTGGGCTGTGTCACGCCGCTGGGCTGGCTCAATCGCATGACCCAGTTCAAGGAAAAAGCGGGTAAGCATCGGGAAAATGCAGGGCTTGGCCTTTATTCATACCCGGTGTTGATGGCCGCAGATATTCTTTTGTACAAGGCGACCCACGTTCCGGTTGGCGAAGACCAGAAACAGCATCTGGAGCTTTGCCGCGATATTGCCGGTGCGTTTAATCGCCAATTCGGGTCCGACTATTTCCCCCTGCCAGAGCCACAAATTCTGGGTGAGGCAACTCGGGTTATGAGTTTGCGTGACGGCACTGCAAAGATGAGCAAATCTGACCCATCGGATAATTCGCGCATCAACATGACCGATGACGCCGATTTGATTGTTCAGAAAATTAGAAAGGCCCGGACCGATCCTGAACCCCTGCCCGATAGCGTTGAAGGCCTGGAAGGCCGGGCAGAGGCGGCTAACCTGATCGGTATTTATGCAGCCCTTTCCGGTGATGCCCGCAGCGATATTCTCAATACGTTCGGGGGAAAACTGTTTTCTGAATTTAAGGGCGCTTTGTCAGACCTTGCCCTTGATAAACTTGGCCCTATCGGTGCTGAAATGCAGCGGTTGATGAAGGACCCGGCTTATGTGGATGGGGTATTGCGAACGGGCGCAGAACGCGCAAAGGAAATTTCTGAAAAACATATGTCAGAAATTCACGAATTGATCGGCGTCTTGCGCGTTTGA
- a CDS encoding [protein-PII] uridylyltransferase, with protein MTDLVSTSSKPDVAPPSVAMAGFADALSKIAKSDQPTSEMRPAVLDAARDALDHAHAWIRNEFYEHRLTGADVVAANTDAMDSVLAALFYFTSKTVYPRANPTEGERMALVATGGYGRGELAPHSDIDLLFLLSYKQNSYTEQVIEYILYILWDLGYKVGQAIRSVDECIRHGRADITIRTSLLETRHIAGDQPLFGTLRQRFRSEIADGTGPDFVEAKLAERDARHQRTGDSRYVLEPNIKEGKGGLRDLHTLFWIAKYIYGAKDIAAMVALGVISAREAARFAKAQKFLWTVRCHLHYQTDREEDRLTFDLQALVSDLMGYTDHSGARAVERFMKHYFLYAKEVGGLTRIFCAALEEQHKRRARIRMPTFGIGRREVDGFVIEKGRIRTEDDEIFRADPIALLRLFHISHSEDLDIHPATLRLITRSLPLIDDQLRQDPEANRLFMEILTNKKNPEITLRRMNEASVFGRFVPDFGRVVAQMQHDMYHVYTVDEHTILAIGILHRIGLGELKDDMPVSSEAFHKITAKRALMVALMLHDIAKGRGGDHSVLGAQIAHTLGPRFGLSEEETETVSWLVGSHLLMSNTAFRRDIDDPRTLADFVEEVQSPERLHLLLCLTVADIRAVGPNVWNGWKAALLRELYYAAEDVMSGQLSARGREDRARAARDALRTALTSWSDEQFDAYAGRIPAPYWLAFDSDTLLRHAERIAADSEPFENDDRVPLVIDTKIDQFRDITEVTVYTLDDAGLFSRITGAMALCGANIADAKIFTMADGMALDSFWIQDVNGDAFDNPRALQRLNDALKQIISRQRRLPRTLEIKATLPARTRVFRDQPRVMINNKASATNTVIEVNGRDRPGFLYDVTAVLTDLNLQIASAKISTYGTRAVDVFYVKDLFGLKVSHESRLPLIRERLMEAIEETNAKVAKENQVAVSTTPPAMQKPVKKSGNSKPSPKAQAQKPDEG; from the coding sequence ATGACCGATCTTGTTTCCACCTCGTCTAAACCAGATGTTGCACCCCCTAGTGTTGCAATGGCGGGGTTTGCAGACGCCCTTTCTAAAATTGCAAAAAGCGATCAGCCAACATCAGAAATGCGCCCGGCCGTTCTGGATGCAGCTCGGGATGCGCTTGATCATGCCCATGCATGGATAAGAAATGAATTTTATGAACATCGTTTAACGGGCGCCGATGTTGTCGCGGCCAATACCGATGCCATGGATAGCGTGCTTGCGGCGCTGTTTTATTTTACAAGTAAAACCGTATATCCCCGTGCTAACCCAACAGAGGGTGAGCGCATGGCGCTGGTCGCGACCGGGGGGTATGGGCGTGGTGAGCTGGCACCCCATTCCGATATCGATCTTTTGTTTTTGCTGTCTTACAAGCAAAATTCCTACACCGAACAGGTCATAGAATACATCCTCTATATCCTTTGGGATTTGGGCTACAAGGTGGGCCAGGCCATCCGGTCGGTTGATGAATGTATCCGTCATGGCCGTGCTGATATTACCATCCGGACATCTTTGTTAGAGACCCGGCATATTGCAGGGGATCAGCCATTATTTGGAACATTGCGCCAACGGTTCCGCAGCGAAATAGCGGATGGCACCGGCCCCGATTTTGTCGAGGCGAAACTGGCCGAACGCGATGCTCGCCACCAACGTACCGGCGATTCGCGCTACGTTCTGGAACCCAACATCAAGGAAGGCAAGGGCGGGCTTCGTGACCTTCATACCTTGTTCTGGATTGCCAAATATATTTACGGGGCAAAAGACATAGCGGCCATGGTTGCCCTTGGGGTTATCTCTGCGCGCGAGGCAGCACGCTTTGCCAAGGCCCAAAAATTCCTGTGGACCGTGCGCTGTCACCTGCATTACCAAACCGATCGAGAAGAAGACCGGCTGACCTTTGATTTGCAGGCGCTGGTCTCAGACCTGATGGGATACACCGATCATTCCGGGGCGCGTGCCGTTGAACGCTTCATGAAACACTATTTCCTGTATGCCAAGGAAGTGGGCGGGTTAACCCGGATTTTCTGCGCGGCTTTGGAAGAACAGCACAAACGCCGTGCGCGGATTCGCATGCCAACCTTTGGTATTGGTCGGCGCGAAGTGGATGGCTTTGTTATTGAAAAAGGCCGCATCCGCACAGAAGACGATGAAATTTTTCGCGCCGATCCCATTGCCCTGTTGCGGTTGTTTCATATTTCTCATAGCGAAGATTTGGACATTCATCCAGCAACCCTGCGCCTGATTACCCGCTCCTTGCCCTTGATCGATGATCAATTGCGCCAAGACCCGGAAGCCAACCGGTTGTTTATGGAAATATTGACCAACAAGAAAAACCCGGAAATTACATTGCGCCGCATGAATGAAGCGAGCGTCTTTGGCCGCTTCGTTCCAGATTTTGGTCGGGTGGTCGCGCAGATGCAGCACGACATGTACCATGTCTATACCGTGGACGAACACACCATCCTGGCGATTGGTATTTTGCATCGCATTGGTCTGGGTGAACTGAAAGACGACATGCCAGTCTCCAGTGAAGCGTTTCACAAGATCACTGCAAAACGTGCCTTGATGGTTGCCTTGATGCTGCATGACATTGCGAAAGGCCGGGGCGGTGATCATTCGGTTTTGGGGGCGCAGATTGCCCATACACTGGGGCCGCGTTTTGGATTAAGTGAGGAAGAAACCGAAACGGTTTCCTGGTTGGTGGGCAGCCACTTGCTTATGAGCAACACGGCATTTAGGCGCGATATCGATGACCCGAGGACGCTTGCGGATTTTGTTGAAGAAGTGCAATCGCCAGAACGCCTGCACCTGCTTTTGTGTCTGACCGTTGCTGATATCCGCGCGGTTGGTCCCAATGTCTGGAATGGGTGGAAGGCTGCCTTGTTGCGGGAATTATATTACGCCGCAGAAGATGTGATGTCGGGCCAGCTATCAGCACGCGGTCGCGAAGACAGGGCAAGGGCAGCGCGCGATGCATTGCGCACAGCCCTCACCTCTTGGTCTGATGAACAGTTTGATGCGTATGCTGGCCGGATTCCTGCACCCTATTGGTTGGCCTTTGATAGCGACACCTTGCTGCGTCATGCGGAGCGGATTGCAGCGGATAGCGAGCCGTTTGAAAATGATGATCGAGTGCCTTTGGTCATTGATACAAAGATTGACCAGTTTCGGGATATCACGGAAGTGACGGTTTATACATTGGATGATGCCGGGTTGTTTTCCCGCATTACCGGGGCCATGGCGCTTTGCGGCGCAAACATTGCGGATGCCAAGATTTTCACCATGGCAGATGGTATGGCGCTTGATTCTTTCTGGATTCAGGATGTGAACGGAGATGCCTTTGACAATCCCCGTGCCCTGCAACGACTCAATGATGCCTTGAAACAAATCATTTCGCGCCAACGTCGCCTGCCCCGCACCTTGGAAATAAAGGCCACCCTGCCTGCGCGCACCCGTGTGTTTCGGGATCAGCCCCGGGTCATGATCAATAACAAAGCATCGGCGACCAACACGGTGATTGAAGTCAACGGCAGGGACCGGCCCGGCTTTCTTTATGATGTTACAGCGGTGCTGACGGATCTTAATCTGCAAATTGCATCGGCCAAAATTTCTACATACGGCACCCGCGCTGTCGATGTTTTTTATGTAAAAGACCTGTTTGGCCTGAAGGTTTCCCATGAATCACGCCTGCCATTGATCCGCGAGCGTCTTATGGAAGCAATTGAAGAAACGAATGCGAAAGTGGCTAAGGAAAACCAGGTGGCTGTTTCCACAACACCCCCTGCGATGCAAAAACCTGTTAAAAAATCCGGAAATTCAAAACCGTCCCCTAAAGCCCAGGCCCAAAAACCTGATGAGGGATAG
- a CDS encoding NifU family protein translates to MFIQTEQTPNPATLKFLPGETVMETGTADFRTTDAAERSPLAERLFLLDGVEGVFLGADFIAVTKGDARDWSVVKPEILGVIMEHYTMGTAMINEAVESGEDDVQAVAGEDAEIVAKIEELLETRVRPAVAQDGGDIVFRSFEEGIVYLKMQGACAGCPSSSATLKVGIENLLKHFIPEVKEVRPAE, encoded by the coding sequence ATGTTTATTCAGACCGAACAGACGCCTAATCCTGCGACGCTCAAGTTTTTACCGGGCGAAACGGTTATGGAAACCGGTACGGCAGATTTCAGAACGACTGATGCGGCCGAGCGTTCGCCGCTGGCCGAAAGACTGTTTCTGCTGGACGGGGTTGAGGGCGTTTTTTTAGGCGCAGACTTTATCGCGGTTACCAAAGGCGATGCGCGTGACTGGTCGGTGGTAAAGCCTGAAATTCTTGGCGTGATCATGGAACATTACACCATGGGCACCGCGATGATTAATGAAGCGGTGGAATCTGGCGAAGATGATGTCCAGGCGGTTGCGGGTGAAGATGCCGAAATTGTTGCCAAAATTGAGGAACTCCTTGAAACACGTGTTCGCCCCGCAGTGGCCCAGGATGGTGGCGATATTGTGTTCAGGTCCTTTGAAGAAGGCATTGTTTATTTGAAGATGCAGGGCGCCTGTGCGGGCTGCCCCAGTTCTTCTGCGACCCTGAAGGTGGGGATTGAGAATTTATTGAAGCATTTCATACCGGAGGTAAAGGAAGTCCGTCCTGCAGAGTAA
- a CDS encoding universal stress protein, with amino-acid sequence MASDENIQGTNTSSGPDEQERIFLVVVDATEEHHKALRFACRRARHTGGRVAMFYVIEPAEFQHWMAVEDLMQEERREEAEAIFHHASADVQALSGKTPAYYLRAGKLREELLKLVDEEKSISVLVLAAASGTKGPGPLVMALGGKSAGELPIPVTIVPGNLSDEEIDALT; translated from the coding sequence ATGGCTTCAGACGAAAATATTCAGGGCACCAACACCTCCAGTGGCCCAGATGAGCAGGAACGCATTTTCCTGGTGGTCGTTGATGCCACGGAGGAACATCACAAAGCCCTTCGCTTTGCGTGCCGCCGTGCCAGACATACCGGTGGGCGGGTGGCCATGTTTTACGTCATCGAACCCGCAGAATTTCAGCACTGGATGGCCGTAGAAGACCTGATGCAAGAAGAACGCCGCGAAGAAGCCGAAGCGATTTTCCATCACGCTTCTGCTGATGTTCAGGCATTGTCGGGCAAGACCCCGGCCTATTATCTGCGTGCCGGTAAACTCCGTGAAGAGCTTCTGAAACTGGTTGATGAAGAAAAAAGCATTTCCGTTTTGGTGTTGGCAGCAGCATCGGGCACAAAGGGCCCAGGCCCTCTGGTAATGGCACTTGGCGGCAAAAGTGCCGGTGAATTGCCCATCCCCGTTACCATTGTACCGGGCAATCTTTCCGATGAAGAAATAGACGCACTGACTTAA
- a CDS encoding polysaccharide deacetylase family protein — translation MNKLTTTLSNALLAGVISLLISAWSGVSKAQEIKTASKIGTNSAVVIMYHRFGEKALPTTNIRIDQFEAHMKELTSGKYTILPLSEILSALRQGLPLANHTLAITIDDAFTSVYREAWPRLRKAGLPFTLFVATDAIERGTKSYMSWDQIRELANGGVTIGSQTASHPHMPVLSPARMRSELQKSNARFEKELGARPTLFAYPYGEANQAAMAAAREAGFVASFGQHSGTLHGQANFNYLPRFAMNENYGSLSRFRMAANALSLFATDISPVDPTLGANPPAFGFTAGKQIKDIKRIACYSSRHGKVAPMHLGSGRVEVRFPNAFSPGHGRVNCTLSAPGGRWRWFGHQFFIPKK, via the coding sequence ATGAACAAGCTGACGACAACGCTTTCAAATGCGCTTTTGGCTGGCGTGATCAGTCTCCTGATCAGCGCTTGGTCCGGTGTGTCCAAAGCCCAGGAAATCAAAACCGCATCAAAAATCGGCACCAATTCAGCCGTGGTCATCATGTATCACCGATTTGGTGAAAAAGCCCTGCCAACAACCAATATCCGGATTGATCAGTTTGAAGCCCACATGAAAGAGCTGACATCTGGCAAATACACCATCCTTCCTTTAAGCGAAATTCTTTCCGCACTAAGACAGGGCCTGCCACTTGCCAATCATACCCTGGCCATCACCATTGATGATGCTTTCACCTCTGTTTATCGCGAAGCCTGGCCCCGGCTGCGCAAAGCAGGGCTGCCCTTTACCCTGTTTGTCGCCACGGATGCCATTGAACGTGGGACCAAATCCTATATGTCATGGGACCAAATCCGCGAACTGGCAAATGGTGGCGTGACCATCGGCAGCCAAACCGCAAGCCATCCCCATATGCCAGTATTAAGCCCGGCCCGAATGCGGTCTGAGCTGCAAAAATCCAACGCCCGGTTTGAAAAAGAATTAGGCGCGCGCCCGACCCTTTTTGCCTACCCTTACGGCGAAGCCAATCAAGCGGCAATGGCCGCGGCGCGGGAAGCTGGGTTTGTTGCATCCTTTGGCCAGCATTCAGGCACCTTGCACGGACAGGCGAATTTCAATTATCTGCCCCGTTTTGCCATGAATGAAAATTATGGCAGCCTCAGTCGCTTTCGTATGGCCGCAAATGCGCTTTCTCTTTTTGCCACAGATATTTCGCCGGTTGATCCAACCCTGGGGGCCAACCCACCCGCCTTTGGGTTTACCGCAGGCAAACAGATCAAGGACATAAAGCGCATCGCTTGTTATTCATCCCGGCACGGCAAGGTCGCGCCAATGCATTTAGGATCTGGCCGGGTCGAGGTTCGTTTTCCGAACGCCTTCTCACCGGGACACGGGCGCGTCAACTGTACCCTGTCTGCCCCAGGCGGGCGCTGGCGATGGTTTGGGCATCAGTTTTTTATTCCCAAAAAATAA
- a CDS encoding alpha-hydroxy-acid oxidizing protein: MDDIKKAATQQEIIIEAKKRLSPAVWDFLSGGGESETTLKRNRYALDTIAFRPRVLIDVATPDATSTFMGHKLRIPVICAPIGSLHMMDPGGNLPVMKAMETFGSMATISIMSNPRLEECAASVEGPKMFQLYVRGDMDWVERTLDRVVAAGFDALVITADVAHYGRRERDQYNRFNRRTFVQRANLEGIDPDAEWKFRSSLTWDFVEHCKKYSGLPVIVKGIATKEDAQIAIDRGVDVLWVSNHGGRQLDHGRGAIEALEEVASVAKGKKEIIVDGAFVRGSDMIKALALGATTIAVGKLQGWALAAGGEEGLVRAFEILEAEITVTMGLLGINNLSELTPEYLHRGAMPMNPPTPWSPFPVVTEAFERWDKGTY, from the coding sequence GTGGACGATATTAAAAAAGCAGCGACCCAGCAGGAAATCATCATCGAGGCCAAAAAAAGGCTATCGCCTGCCGTGTGGGATTTTTTATCGGGCGGGGGTGAATCTGAAACAACCCTGAAACGCAATCGTTACGCACTCGATACAATTGCCTTTCGTCCCCGTGTTCTAATTGACGTGGCAACGCCCGATGCAACATCGACCTTTATGGGGCATAAATTGCGGATTCCGGTGATTTGCGCGCCCATTGGATCGCTGCACATGATGGACCCCGGCGGCAACCTTCCGGTGATGAAGGCCATGGAAACCTTTGGCTCAATGGCGACCATTTCAATTATGTCCAACCCACGGCTTGAAGAATGTGCGGCATCGGTAGAGGGCCCAAAAATGTTTCAGTTATATGTGCGTGGCGATATGGATTGGGTGGAACGCACCCTGGATCGTGTGGTTGCGGCAGGGTTTGATGCATTGGTTATCACGGCCGATGTTGCCCATTACGGCCGCCGCGAACGGGATCAGTATAATCGGTTTAACCGCCGGACCTTTGTTCAACGGGCAAACCTTGAAGGCATTGATCCCGATGCGGAATGGAAATTTCGCTCTTCTCTGACATGGGATTTTGTTGAACATTGTAAAAAATATTCAGGGCTGCCCGTCATCGTAAAAGGCATCGCCACAAAAGAAGATGCGCAAATTGCGATAGACCGTGGTGTTGATGTGTTGTGGGTATCGAACCATGGCGGACGGCAGCTTGACCATGGGCGTGGGGCCATTGAGGCACTGGAAGAAGTGGCATCGGTGGCCAAAGGCAAAAAAGAAATTATCGTTGATGGCGCTTTTGTGCGTGGATCGGACATGATCAAGGCGCTGGCTTTGGGTGCAACCACTATTGCTGTGGGCAAGCTTCAGGGCTGGGCATTGGCAGCGGGTGGTGAAGAGGGGCTGGTGCGGGCCTTTGAAATTCTGGAAGCAGAAATCACCGTGACCATGGGCCTTTTGGGAATCAATAATTTGTCAGAATTAACGCCGGAGTATTTGCATCGCGGTGCCATGCCCATGAACCCGCCAACGCCCTGGAGTCCCTTCCCGGTGGTGACGGAAGCATTTGAGCGTTGGGACAAGGGCACCTATTAA
- the murJ gene encoding murein biosynthesis integral membrane protein MurJ, with amino-acid sequence MALIRSITTVGGFTLISRIAGFVRDILFAAILGAGPVADAFFVAFKFPNLFRRLFAEGAFSAAFVPTFSGLLVSAGDKIARRFAEDALSVMLLALFVLVALVEVFMPYAMMVIAPGFVSDPEKFGLAVELARITFPYLLFISLVSLMGAVLNAHDRFAAAAASPIVLNMVLITAILGWGLFAKTPAHGLAWGVAAGGIFQFIWLGFALGRDGIFLHLRMPRLTPEVKKLLRLMLPVALGAGVYQINILVDLVIGSLLPSGTISFLYYADRVNQLPLGVVGIAVATALLPLLARQIRAGNEAEALASQNRAVEFAMALTIPAAFALVAAAQPIIIVLFGRGAFNEAAQTATGWTLAAYALGLPAYVLVKILSTGYFAREDTKTPVKVAVIALCINVVLNLVLMGPLAHVGIAIATSVSAWVNCALLAMGLRKNGRFRPDRQLRRSLPRVLAASVAMAAVVWGVSLAIGDMLTGSETVRFAMLGAIVICGAVLYGALAHLSGVVSIADFRHAFGRNTDADKVE; translated from the coding sequence ATGGCGCTGATTCGATCTATTACCACCGTCGGTGGGTTTACACTGATTAGCCGCATTGCCGGATTTGTTCGCGATATTCTGTTCGCCGCAATTTTGGGTGCGGGCCCGGTGGCCGATGCCTTTTTCGTTGCCTTTAAATTTCCAAACCTGTTTCGCCGCTTGTTTGCGGAAGGCGCTTTTTCTGCGGCCTTCGTGCCAACCTTTTCGGGGCTTTTGGTTTCTGCGGGCGATAAAATAGCCAGGCGCTTTGCCGAAGATGCGCTCTCGGTCATGTTGTTAGCGCTGTTTGTGCTTGTGGCGTTGGTTGAGGTTTTCATGCCCTATGCCATGATGGTGATCGCGCCCGGGTTTGTGTCAGACCCAGAAAAATTTGGCCTGGCAGTAGAGCTTGCCAGGATCACATTTCCATATCTTCTGTTTATATCGCTGGTTTCCCTGATGGGGGCCGTGCTGAACGCCCATGATCGTTTTGCCGCCGCTGCCGCATCCCCCATTGTGCTCAACATGGTCTTGATCACGGCCATTTTGGGCTGGGGGTTATTTGCAAAAACGCCGGCCCATGGTTTGGCATGGGGGGTTGCTGCAGGCGGCATATTTCAGTTCATATGGCTGGGCTTCGCACTTGGTCGTGACGGCATTTTTCTGCATCTACGAATGCCTCGATTAACCCCCGAAGTAAAAAAGCTGCTGCGTCTTATGTTGCCGGTGGCTTTGGGGGCGGGGGTTTACCAGATTAATATTCTGGTTGATCTGGTGATTGGCTCATTGTTGCCGTCCGGCACGATTTCATTTTTGTATTATGCCGACCGGGTCAACCAATTGCCCTTAGGCGTTGTTGGCATTGCCGTCGCCACGGCATTATTGCCCTTGCTGGCGCGCCAGATCCGGGCAGGCAATGAGGCCGAAGCGCTTGCCAGCCAAAATCGGGCGGTGGAATTTGCCATGGCCCTGACCATTCCGGCGGCGTTTGCTCTGGTTGCTGCGGCCCAGCCGATCATCATTGTCTTGTTTGGCCGAGGGGCTTTCAATGAAGCGGCCCAGACCGCCACGGGCTGGACCTTGGCGGCTTACGCTCTTGGGTTGCCGGCCTATGTCTTGGTGAAAATACTATCGACCGGATATTTCGCCCGCGAAGACACCAAAACGCCGGTTAAGGTTGCGGTTATCGCTCTTTGTATCAACGTGGTATTGAACCTTGTTCTGATGGGGCCTTTGGCCCATGTGGGCATTGCCATCGCGACGTCGGTGTCGGCTTGGGTCAATTGCGCGCTTCTGGCAATGGGGCTGCGGAAAAATGGACGGTTCAGGCCGGATCGGCAATTGCGGCGTAGTTTGCCACGGGTTCTGGCGGCGTCCGTTGCGATGGCCGCGGTGGTTTGGGGGGTGTCCCTTGCCATAGGCGACATGTTAACGGGTTCTGAGACGGTCCGCTTTGCGATGCTTGGGGCAATTGTTATTTGCGGGGCGGTGCTCTATGGGGCATTGGCCCATTTATCAGGGGTGGTTTCTATCGCAGATTTTCGCCATGCTTTTGGCCGAAATACAGATGCTGATAAAGTGGAATAA
- a CDS encoding sulfite exporter TauE/SafE family protein: MQIYLPIAEISLNVFLLLGMGGGVGFLSGLFGVGGGFLMTPLLIFAGVSPAVAVASEANQVVAASVSGVLAHTRRGNVDFKMGGVLLMGGLVGSGFGVWLYSILRAMGQLDLVISLSYVLFLGTIGTLMLIESVRASLRRRNPSAPRRKLHQHTWFHGLPFKVRFRKSKLYISILLPLGIGFFVGILSAIMGVGGGFVMVPAMIYLLGMPTMMVVGTSLFQIIFVTANVTFLQAVNNQTVDVMLALTLLAGGVVGAQFGSRFAGRLPAEHLRALLALVVLAVGVKMILGLVIEPTDLFSLDVGAAL; encoded by the coding sequence ATGCAGATTTATCTGCCAATTGCTGAAATTTCTCTCAACGTGTTCCTTCTTTTAGGGATGGGCGGCGGTGTTGGTTTTTTGTCGGGCCTGTTCGGGGTTGGCGGCGGGTTTCTGATGACGCCGTTGTTGATCTTTGCGGGCGTTTCCCCTGCTGTGGCGGTCGCCTCTGAGGCCAATCAGGTGGTGGCGGCCTCGGTTTCCGGGGTTCTTGCCCATACGCGTCGGGGCAATGTCGATTTCAAAATGGGTGGCGTGTTGTTGATGGGCGGCCTTGTGGGGTCTGGCTTCGGGGTTTGGCTTTATTCAATCTTAAGAGCCATGGGCCAGCTCGATCTTGTCATTTCATTGTCTTATGTTTTGTTCCTGGGCACCATTGGCACTTTGATGCTGATCGAGTCAGTTCGTGCCAGCTTGCGGCGCCGCAATCCCAGTGCCCCGCGCAGAAAGTTGCACCAGCATACCTGGTTCCATGGCCTTCCCTTCAAGGTGCGGTTTCGGAAATCAAAACTTTACATCTCCATCTTGTTGCCCCTTGGCATTGGATTTTTTGTGGGCATTCTTTCGGCCATCATGGGCGTTGGTGGCGGCTTTGTCATGGTGCCGGCAATGATTTATCTGTTGGGGATGCCAACCATGATGGTGGTCGGGACGTCCCTGTTTCAGATCATTTTTGTTACCGCCAACGTGACGTTTTTGCAGGCAGTTAACAACCAGACCGTGGACGTTATGTTGGCGCTTACCTTGCTGGCGGGCGGGGTTGTCGGCGCACAGTTTGGCAGCCGGTTCGCGGGCAGGCTTCCGGCAGAACATCTCCGTGCCCTTTTGGCGCTTGTGGTGTTGGCGGTTGGGGTCAAGATGATTTTGGGTCTGGTGATTGAGCCAACCGATCTGTTCTCCCTTGATGTGGGGGCAGCACTATGA